Proteins from a single region of Candidatus Parcubacteria bacterium:
- a CDS encoding ribosome-binding factor A (Derived by automated computational analysis using gene prediction method: Protein Homology. GO_function: GO:0019843 - rRNA binding [Evidence IEA]; GO_process: GO:0006364 - rRNA processing [Evidence IEA]; GO_process: GO:0030490 - maturation of SSU-rRNA [Evidence IEA]), with protein MSQARLNHVLREELAAVISREVALPGVLITVVYVLGSVDQKAATVGVSVLPDNQAGTALAALKKSARMIASSLAKKIRLRQIPRLNFVFDSTEKEAAALEEYLGNLE; from the coding sequence ATGTCACAGGCCCGCCTAAATCATGTTTTGCGCGAGGAGTTAGCCGCCGTTATTAGTCGTGAGGTTGCTTTGCCCGGGGTTTTAATTACCGTGGTCTACGTTTTGGGCTCGGTTGACCAGAAAGCGGCAACGGTGGGGGTTTCCGTGTTGCCCGATAATCAAGCGGGCACGGCGCTAGCGGCTTTAAAAAAATCCGCTCGGATGATTGCTTCGTCCTTAGCTAAAAAAATCCGCTTACGACAGATTCCCCGCCTTAATTTTGTTTTTGATTCGACTGAAAAAGAAGCTGCCGCCTTAGAAGAGTATCTGGGTAATTTAGAATAA
- the infB gene encoding translation initiation factor IF-2 (Derived by automated computational analysis using gene prediction method: Protein Homology. GO_component: GO:0005737 - cytoplasm [Evidence IEA]; GO_function: GO:0003743 - translation initiation factor activity [Evidence IEA]; GO_process: GO:0006413 - translational initiation [Evidence IEA]), giving the protein MNISELARQLKVNPQELRDLLPTIGFNIGQKAIKIDNNTAKKIIKNWPIFRRRLEMERAAASAKEREERDLPKEKKPITVPATVTVRNFSELAGIPVNRVLSELMKNGVFASINEKIDFDTAAIIGTGLNLEVQPEAETDLVDEVSEEKKLQGIIDQEDKSDLEDRSPVVVVMGHVDHGKTKLLDSIRLTDVASEEAGGITQHIGAYQIKRQGHKMTFIDTPGHEAFTAMRSRGAKVADIAILVVAADDGVKPQTVEACRIIEAAKVPFLVAINKMDKPEANLDKTKQELSSVLGITPEDWGGKTICVPISAKEGTGIEELLDVVLLLAETESQNMKANPSALAAGTVIESNVDKGAGPVATILVQNGTLRVGDQLCFNEIIYGKVKSLKNHLGEEVAEAGPSVPVKILGLKISPEIGDILEVGAGIRVKNKKMRTASGQTVKSAMSMASSETDDDVPQINLVIKADFLGSAEAIEESLMKLNTEKVRVKILAKGLGNITEGDVRRAEDSGAEIVGFNVRLTAPIENLVREKGVPVKIYSVIYDLIKDMREKMKKMIKVEMKRVAEGRIKVLAIFRTENDSQIVGGRVLDGYVRSGSSVDIKRAGEIVATKKIAQLQSGKLDVKEIQTNDECGLLFEGQPIIEEGDILEAYHEEEIKD; this is encoded by the coding sequence ATGAATATATCAGAATTAGCGCGCCAATTGAAAGTAAACCCCCAAGAACTTCGTGACCTTTTGCCCACAATTGGTTTTAATATTGGCCAAAAAGCCATCAAAATTGATAATAACACCGCCAAAAAAATTATTAAAAACTGGCCTATTTTTAGACGTCGTTTAGAGATGGAGCGAGCGGCCGCCTCGGCTAAAGAGCGAGAAGAACGGGATTTGCCTAAAGAAAAGAAGCCAATTACGGTCCCGGCTACAGTTACTGTTCGTAACTTTTCTGAATTAGCTGGTATTCCAGTTAATCGAGTTTTATCAGAGCTGATGAAGAATGGCGTTTTTGCTTCAATTAATGAAAAAATAGATTTTGATACCGCGGCCATTATTGGTACTGGTTTAAATTTAGAAGTTCAACCTGAGGCAGAAACAGATTTAGTCGATGAGGTTAGTGAAGAGAAAAAGCTTCAGGGAATTATTGACCAAGAAGACAAAAGTGATTTAGAGGATCGGTCGCCCGTTGTGGTGGTAATGGGCCACGTCGATCACGGTAAAACTAAATTATTAGATTCGATTCGCTTAACTGATGTGGCTTCTGAAGAGGCGGGCGGAATTACCCAGCATATTGGCGCCTATCAGATTAAGCGTCAGGGCCACAAAATGACCTTTATTGATACGCCTGGACACGAAGCTTTCACCGCGATGCGTAGTCGTGGTGCTAAGGTTGCCGATATCGCAATTTTGGTTGTCGCTGCTGATGACGGCGTTAAACCGCAAACAGTTGAAGCTTGCCGCATTATTGAAGCCGCCAAGGTCCCATTTTTAGTGGCAATCAATAAGATGGATAAACCGGAAGCGAATTTAGATAAGACCAAACAAGAGCTCTCTTCCGTTTTAGGAATTACCCCTGAAGATTGGGGTGGAAAAACTATCTGTGTGCCCATTTCGGCTAAAGAGGGTACTGGTATTGAGGAATTATTAGACGTGGTTTTATTGCTAGCTGAAACTGAAAGCCAAAACATGAAAGCCAACCCTAGCGCTTTAGCGGCTGGTACGGTCATTGAATCTAATGTCGATAAAGGCGCCGGTCCGGTGGCGACAATTCTGGTGCAAAATGGCACTTTACGTGTTGGCGATCAACTTTGCTTTAATGAGATTATTTATGGCAAAGTTAAATCTTTAAAAAATCATTTGGGTGAAGAGGTGGCTGAGGCTGGTCCTTCGGTGCCGGTTAAAATTTTAGGATTAAAAATTTCTCCCGAGATCGGTGATATTTTAGAAGTGGGCGCCGGCATCAGAGTGAAGAATAAAAAAATGAGAACTGCTTCTGGGCAGACGGTAAAATCGGCGATGTCGATGGCCTCTTCCGAGACTGATGATGATGTCCCGCAGATTAACTTAGTTATTAAAGCCGACTTTTTAGGTTCCGCCGAGGCGATTGAAGAATCGCTGATGAAATTAAATACTGAAAAAGTCCGGGTCAAAATCCTCGCTAAGGGTTTAGGTAATATTACTGAGGGTGATGTGCGCCGCGCCGAAGATTCGGGGGCGGAGATTGTTGGCTTTAATGTCCGTTTGACGGCACCGATTGAAAACTTGGTTCGCGAAAAAGGCGTGCCGGTAAAAATCTACTCAGTCATTTATGATTTGATAAAAGACATGCGCGAGAAGATGAAAAAGATGATTAAGGTGGAAATGAAACGAGTTGCTGAGGGGCGCATTAAAGTGTTAGCAATTTTTAGAACGGAGAATGATAGTCAGATTGTTGGTGGTCGCGTTTTAGATGGTTATGTCAGAAGTGGTAGCTCGGTAGATATTAAGCGCGCGGGCGAAATTGTGGCCACTAAAAAAATTGCGCAACTGCAAAGTGGTAAATTAGATGTTAAAGAGATTCAAACAAATGATGAGTGCGGTCTGCTTTTTGAGGGGCAGCCGATCATTGAAGAGGGCGATATTTTAGAAGCTTATCACGAAGAAGAAATTAAAGATTAA
- the recA gene encoding recombinase RecA (Derived by automated computational analysis using gene prediction method: Protein Homology. GO_component: GO:0005737 - cytoplasm [Evidence IEA]; GO_function: GO:0003677 - DNA binding [Evidence IEA]; GO_function: GO:0008094 - ATP-dependent activity, acting on DNA [Evidence IEA]; GO_process: GO:0006281 - DNA repair [Evidence IEA]; GO_process: GO:0006310 - DNA recombination [Evidence IEA]; GO_process: GO:0009432 - SOS response [Evidence IEA]), whose amino-acid sequence MANKKTAPVSKENGEANKKEEAALAAMEQVRAKFGEGSIMKFGDARKTDIDAVPTGCLSLDIALGIGGIPRGRVIEIYGPESSGKTTLAQHIVAEVQRLGGIAAFVDAEHALDPAYAEKIGVNIKDLIISQPDSGEQALDIVETLVRSNAVDVVVVDSVAALVPQKEIEGDMGDQHMGLQARLMSQALRKLTAAVAKTNTVIVFINQIRNKIGVFFGNPETTTGGNALKFYSSVRLEIRRAAQIKQGENVIGNRVKVKVVKNKVAAPFRSCEFDIMYNEGISLAGDVLDTGVDYGVIKKSGNSYSYGDIKFGVGRETAKRFLKEDKKLLLKLRKEVLIEAKKREIEGSPAKKEEKEE is encoded by the coding sequence ATGGCTAACAAAAAAACTGCCCCCGTTTCCAAGGAAAACGGCGAGGCGAACAAAAAGGAAGAAGCGGCTTTAGCGGCTATGGAGCAGGTGCGCGCTAAGTTCGGCGAGGGCTCCATTATGAAGTTTGGTGACGCCCGTAAAACCGATATTGACGCGGTTCCTACTGGGTGTCTATCTCTAGACATTGCTTTAGGCATCGGCGGTATTCCGCGCGGACGAGTCATTGAAATCTATGGCCCGGAATCTTCTGGTAAAACAACTTTAGCGCAACACATTGTCGCTGAAGTGCAAAGACTGGGTGGTATTGCGGCTTTCGTAGATGCGGAACACGCTCTTGATCCGGCTTATGCTGAGAAAATTGGTGTTAATATCAAGGATTTAATTATTTCCCAGCCAGATTCTGGAGAGCAGGCCTTAGACATCGTTGAGACCCTGGTGCGCTCTAATGCCGTTGACGTGGTGGTAGTTGACTCAGTCGCCGCTCTAGTGCCGCAGAAAGAAATTGAGGGCGACATGGGCGATCAGCACATGGGTCTTCAGGCGCGGCTCATGAGTCAGGCTCTGCGTAAATTAACTGCTGCGGTTGCTAAAACGAATACGGTCATTGTTTTTATTAACCAGATTCGTAACAAGATTGGCGTTTTCTTTGGCAATCCGGAAACAACCACGGGCGGCAATGCGCTAAAATTTTATTCTTCAGTTAGATTAGAGATTCGGCGCGCGGCTCAAATTAAACAAGGTGAAAATGTAATCGGGAACCGCGTTAAGGTTAAAGTTGTTAAAAACAAGGTGGCTGCCCCCTTCCGTTCCTGTGAGTTTGATATTATGTATAATGAAGGCATTTCTTTGGCGGGCGACGTTTTAGATACCGGCGTTGATTATGGAGTAATTAAAAAGAGTGGTAATTCTTATAGCTATGGTGATATAAAATTTGGCGTGGGTCGAGAGACTGCCAAGCGTTTTTTGAAAGAAGATAAAAAGCTTCTTTTGAAATTACGTAAAGAAGTTTTAATTGAAGCCAAGAAGAGAGAAATTGAAGGCTCACCGGCAAAAAAAGAAGAAAAAGAAGAGTAA
- a CDS encoding HU family DNA-binding protein (Derived by automated computational analysis using gene prediction method: Protein Homology. GO_function: GO:0003677 - DNA binding [Evidence IEA]; GO_process: GO:0030261 - chromosome condensation [Evidence IEA]), which produces MNKAQLIERLSREVEGASKKQAEQFLNALTGTIISELKEGREVTITGFGTFLSRVRYARGGVNPQNPSQRITIPEVRVAKFKTGYNLKQALKGNR; this is translated from the coding sequence ATGAACAAGGCGCAACTCATTGAGAGGCTTTCCCGGGAAGTTGAAGGTGCCTCCAAGAAGCAGGCCGAGCAATTTCTAAATGCTCTTACCGGTACCATCATCAGTGAGCTAAAAGAAGGTCGTGAGGTGACAATCACGGGCTTTGGGACTTTTTTATCGCGGGTTCGTTATGCTCGGGGTGGGGTAAATCCCCAGAACCCCTCACAGCGAATTACAATTCCTGAGGTTAGGGTGGCGAAGTTTAAAACTGGCTACAACCTCAAACAAGCTTTAAAGGGAAATCGTTAA
- the rny gene encoding ribonuclease Y (Derived by automated computational analysis using gene prediction method: Protein Homology. GO_function: GO:0004521 - RNA endonuclease activity [Evidence IEA]; GO_process: GO:0006402 - mRNA catabolic process [Evidence IEA]) — protein sequence MEYILYVLFLAGGFFIGYLIYKSLGAKKLSGSEQKAKKLLDDASLKEKEILLQAQEKALKVIEESKKEEARRRQEISQAQARVEERENSFSQKLLDLQEKQQKLYDQVAEVQSIKEEIKAIQQEQEKKLAEIAELSPEEAKEALLKKVEAQCSEDLAVRLKKLENEGEETLADKARDIMALAMQRMVSNYTVELTTTTVDLPNDEMKGRIIGREGRNIKSIEQLTGTEIIVDDTPNAITISGFSLIRRHIAKKTLDHLIKDGRIHPTKIEDAVENAKKDIATDIKKAGEEALYEVGVAGLDPKLIQIIGRLKYRTSYGQNTLHHSVEVAQLAAIIAEELGADVTLAKKGGLLHDIGKAVDHEVQGTHTEIGRDIAKKFNLPQELIDPIATHHDDQPASLISVIVKVADAISSARPGARSDNYENYIQRLEELEKIASSFEGVEKTYAIQAGREVRVFVRSEEMSDLDSHELARNIAQKIEAELKYPGEIKVNVIRELRVTEYAR from the coding sequence ATGGAATATATTCTTTATGTGTTGTTTCTGGCCGGCGGCTTTTTTATTGGTTATCTAATTTATAAAAGTCTCGGCGCCAAAAAACTAAGTGGTTCAGAACAAAAAGCGAAAAAATTATTAGATGATGCGTCTTTAAAGGAAAAAGAAATCCTTTTACAGGCTCAAGAAAAGGCGCTCAAAGTAATTGAGGAGTCTAAAAAAGAAGAGGCGCGACGGCGGCAAGAAATTAGCCAAGCTCAGGCGCGCGTTGAAGAAAGAGAAAATTCTTTTTCCCAAAAACTTCTTGATCTTCAAGAGAAGCAACAAAAACTCTACGACCAAGTGGCCGAGGTTCAAAGTATCAAAGAGGAAATTAAAGCTATTCAACAAGAACAGGAAAAGAAGTTGGCCGAAATTGCCGAGCTTAGCCCTGAGGAGGCGAAAGAAGCACTTCTTAAAAAAGTTGAAGCTCAGTGCAGCGAAGATTTAGCGGTCCGTCTAAAAAAATTAGAAAATGAAGGCGAAGAAACTTTAGCGGACAAAGCTCGAGACATTATGGCTCTAGCGATGCAACGCATGGTTTCTAACTACACCGTTGAACTAACCACGACTACCGTTGACTTGCCGAATGATGAAATGAAGGGCCGTATTATCGGCCGTGAAGGAAGAAATATTAAATCAATTGAACAACTCACAGGGACAGAAATTATTGTTGATGACACCCCGAATGCTATTACTATCTCGGGCTTCTCTTTGATTCGCCGCCATATCGCCAAGAAAACTTTAGACCATTTAATTAAAGACGGTCGCATTCATCCGACTAAAATTGAAGATGCCGTTGAAAATGCTAAAAAAGATATCGCCACTGATATTAAGAAGGCGGGCGAAGAAGCTTTATACGAAGTTGGTGTTGCCGGCCTTGATCCAAAGTTAATTCAAATCATTGGTCGCTTAAAATACCGCACCAGCTATGGCCAAAATACGCTCCACCACTCCGTTGAAGTCGCTCAGTTGGCAGCCATTATTGCTGAAGAGTTAGGCGCTGATGTTACTTTAGCGAAGAAGGGCGGCCTTCTTCATGATATCGGCAAAGCCGTTGATCACGAAGTTCAAGGCACCCACACCGAAATCGGCCGTGATATCGCCAAGAAGTTTAATCTCCCCCAAGAACTAATTGATCCTATCGCCACCCACCATGATGACCAACCGGCTTCACTTATTTCTGTAATTGTTAAAGTGGCTGACGCCATCTCTTCCGCGCGCCCAGGAGCAAGAAGCGATAATTATGAAAATTATATTCAGCGCTTAGAAGAGTTAGAAAAAATTGCCTCTTCGTTTGAGGGCGTTGAAAAAACCTACGCAATTCAAGCCGGTCGCGAAGTCCGCGTTTTTGTACGCTCTGAAGAAATGAGTGACTTAGATTCACACGAACTTGCTCGCAATATCGCTCAAAAAATAGAAGCAGAATTAAAATATCCTGGAGAAATCAAGGTGAATGTGATCCGAGAACTACGGGTAACGGAGTACGCGCGCTAA